The nucleotide window ctaaacttatataacactaacaattcagtatactctctTACCATTAACAAATttaccttttgcaacttgcaaaacactaacaattgtagcaagtaggaacttacTAAGACTTAAAACATTAACGTttaacagtaacaactaacaattaagacttaaaacgctaatagcagcaataagaagaaagacaaaTGGTAGGACTAAaaagaaaggtactgatatcgggaaaatcagtgatatatcggtcaatgtCGCCGATATTTTGCATCGATATCTCGGCAGGGGACCGATAACACTGATATATCGGTGATGtatcgggatattaactacatagtaATATGTGCAAGTTTGTAGATATTACTGCTTTATACCTAATTATTGATGTCTATGTTTATACCTATATAGCAATTTTAATTCATGATAATCCAATACATAACTTTGTTTTGTCTTATTACTGATCTGTGATGTAAAATTTAATTTTACAGGATATTGCAAATGCTGAACTTGCCCCAACACACCCAATCCGTCTAGGATTGGCTCTTAACTTCTCGGTGTTCTACTATGAGATTTTGAACTCACCAGATCGTGCATGTGGTCTTGCCAAACAGGTATAATAAGATTTTAAATGTTATATAAATGTTGCAATCACGTTGTAGTCTATGTGTCGCTTGGGAATGAATACGAATTAAGAAGATTTATTTACTCCGTATTCCAGGCGTTCGATGAAGCCATCGCTGAGTTAGATACTTTGGGTGAAGACTCGTACAAGGATAGCACTTTGATCATGCAACTCCTTCGTGACAATCTTACTTTGTGGACATCTGATATGCAGGTATAacttaaaatttgatttttttttacgtCTGTATGACGTCATCCAAAAAACCCGAATTAAATCTGTTCTAATTGAATGTTGATGCAGGATGAGGGGGCTGATGAGATCAAGGAAGCCAAGCAAAATGACGAACAAAAGGAATGATAACCGACATCAGTTTCATCCATTTATGTTTATTAGAAAAGACTGTTGGAGCTTCATTGTTTTATGTTGTTACAACTTAAGTGTGTTGAATTTAATGGTTtgtctatgtttttttttttttttttccgattAAAATTTGTCGTAGTTTTATCCGACAAAATAAATTTCGTAAATAATGTTGTGGGGATGGTAGGGTTGGGTATGACACGAGATTGGTAATCCTATGTTCATACTTGTCGGGTACTCGTTACTCATAAATTTCGTAAATAAATAGGGAGAAGGGAGCAACGCTTTTGGCAAGTTTCTGATTGCATTCGCACCAAAACATTAAAAAGcttgcctatttataggcttgcAACCAAATGGAGTTAAGCAAACGAAAACAAACAGAACATGTAGTACTGCTAACCCACTCATCTAATCACTAACAAACAACAAGTAGGAAACTGTTTTTTCATGGGTTGCAGTGATGTGGGGGATAGAACAGGGTTGGGTACGTATCAATGGCCACTGCTTGAAAATGTCCTTATTCTCAGGGACGAAATCTGAAGAAGGCTTGGCAGTGCGCCATGGTGGTCGCCATTCCATTCTCCCAATGGCATTCAAGGCGGTTTTCTTGGGGTGCTACTCTCGTCTCCTGGTTACGCTTTTGATGGGTCTAAATTTGGTTGCTGACGCTAAAATCATGACAATCTTCAACATGATTGTTATTGGCTTTGGTGCATTGAAGGTGACGTGGTAGTGGCTATGACGGATACCTTTGTTGTTAAGACTTGAAGATGGAGATGGTTTTGGTGTCGGTGGTGGTATTTGAGTTGGAGCCGGTGTTGGTGATGGTGGGGAGGgagcgatggtggtggtggtggtgtagcTGGTGGTTTGGGATCAGGTTTAGGAAGTGTGGCGATACAGGCTTGGGTTTGTGCGTATTGAGTGGCGAGTCTGAGATGAGGATGGTGGGCTTACAAGATTGCTCGTGCAAGGCACAGGATTGCGTGGACATGCTAGCAACCATGGCAGCAAGTGACTCTTTGAGGGTCAAGGTTTCACATCAATTAGGCATTGTGTAGACCTAGACCCTTTGTCAGGGTCAGATTCCAAAGAAATTAATAGCGAAAGGAATGTGTTGAAAGATATGACGTAAAGATGGACCATTTAAGCGGTGAAGAATGATTCTATACATCTATTTAATAATTTTAAGATTCTAAATACTTTTAACTAAATATTATACATTTTTATCAACGTGAGACTATCCCACTAGATAGAGGCATATGACTCTTCAAGGGTAAGTCCGAAGTTCAAACCTATAAAAAAAAGTTCTTTAGCATTATCGATGTAACCTAGATTATATTCTGTTAAACGAGTAATCACATGGGTATAACCTAATTCTTTATCAATCCCAATCCCGCAAATATTTTCGAAACTAATCTCATATTTGGTGTTATTCCTAAAATTTAAAGAGGGTGAGGATGTATGGGCTTGGAAGTCTGATGAATCTAATGACTTTTCAGTCGCTGAGGTTAGGGATCAAATTAGAAGGCGAACTGCGGTTATTGAAGATGAATGGCAATACTGGAACTGTTGGGCTCCGCCGAGAGTGAATGTGTTTTTATGGAGGATAGCCATGGGCAGGGTTCCTGTTAAAACAAAGTTGAGTAAAAGAGGTGTCCAGCTACAAAATATGGTATGCTGCAGGTGTGACGCCTTTGATGAGACGGTGGATCACTTAGTTCTTATTTGTACGATGAATCTTCTGACTAACACGAATTGCGGATCTACCAAAGAACTTCTGGAACAAGCTGATCAATGGAAAGGATCAAAAGCATGGAAGAAAGTAGTTAATCTGATTCTTCAAACGACTATTTGGCACATTTGAAAGGCGCGGAATGAACAGGAGTTCAACGGAATTCGAGCTTCGGGTAGTAAAGTGGTGGATGAGATAAAGGCGGATTCGTTCATCTGGTTAAAAAGCCGTTCGAAGTTTGAGAACATTAACTGGGTTAGATGGGTGGATTTCAATGTAAGAGACATAATAAACTAGTTTAGGTCGGGAGTTGGGGGTGTCACATGTATGTTATCTTTATTTCGTACTGTACGTTTTTTTGAGGTTTTTACAGCATATGTTGGCCTGTTATAGAATCCTACCGTTTAAAAAAAAAGTCCTTAGATTTGTTAATTGggtttgtttttattattatatttatttcaccGACATAACTATAGCACAATGAGTGAATGGCATGTGTTAATGGAGGGGACCAGTCAAAGACTAGAATATAATGCAAGATTTGGCTCAATCTATCTGCACCATGTCCATGTGTGAAAACACAACCGGGTCTATCATGACATAACAATGCTATCTTTAGATTGTAGCTCATTAAATGTAAGCCAGTGTCTTTAAAAGATCACAACTGGGCCAATATTGACCATGTCTTCCTGACCACTtatgtatatttattttattagatAAACTAGAAATGAAAACATACCACACACTGAAGTGGAGACTAGTCAATACTATAGACATTTAAACACTACTACTTTTATGTTATTCCATGATGTTGAAACATGTTTTGACCCTATTTAATCTTGTGAGAATAATCTTAAAACTTGATTTTGGGATGTTGGAAAGAAGGAACCAGATAGAGATGTTTTGAGTTTGATGGTATGTTTTCCCATCATTCTTCCTACCTACCCATGGAAAAGTCGCGAAAATCAAAACTCAACAACCAAACAATTGAAAAATCTAATGGCATCCGTAATGGGTCCGTCGAAGTTGACTAATGGTTGAGGTGGAAGAGGGCAAAAAGTTCACTGGTTTCCGAGGCCATGGTTTGTGTAACGGGCGCTCCTTGTAAGATGCGAAGAAAGCGAAAGGAATGGAGATCCGTTAGGAGTAGAGAGAGGGGGGTTTTGACCAAAAAATGTTTCTTTCTTTTAATAGCATTTTTTACATCTAAACCACATATTAACTTGCAAATGCAAGGATTTGAACCCATTGTGGGGTCGGACACCATACCACTAGACCAATGTGGCCGAAAAAAAGTCTAACATGGGGTCATTGTGTTGCTCTAATGTCCATAGCAAAGAAATCTTGAAAaccaaaaatgaaaaaggttcAACCTTTACATGTGGGAATCTAAACTTTGTGATGATTATAGCAACCCTAGCAACATAATCTAAATGTGCTTGATTCTTACACCCTGCTCTTCATCTTCACACCAAATTTCATAATTTATTTTCTTCTAAACAACTAAAACAAAAAAAGATAATATCATATATTCACATCACATCTAAATACTTTTATTACACAAAATAAACCAAGACAAATGAATCTATAACTAAACAAAAAGATGCATAAACATAAAACTGTCACCAAACTTGATGAAACAAAACAAAAGAACACAAAAACAAACAGAAAACCTAGGGTTTCTTTATACATAAATCCAATCATGTACATAACTTTTTTAAACAAATCTCTCTTAACTATTCTTGCACACTGATCTTTCTCCCAAAAAATAAACCTTGATGAACATATACATATACAAAAATATATGTAAAAAAGATCagtaaacaaaacaaaaacaaaaaccctaatcttaAAACTTACATTTTTCCCCAAATTGTTTAACAATCATCAAACAGACTTCCATCTTGGGCTTGGTGCCGGAGGAGTAGGAGACAGTGGTGTCAACTGTTGAAACCCAAATTGATTCGTCGGAGAAAACGGAAACCTCGGAGATAACGACGGCGGCAGACACCCAAACGGCAGCGGCGAAGACGGCGGAGGAAACTCCGGCTGCGGAAGAGAAGTTGACGGTTGGCCTTGCGGCGGTAAAGGGTGTCCGAATCCGGTGACGTTTGTCTGAAAACACCGCATGTAGGCGGAGATCGGCGACTCCGCCGCCGCGTGCACCGACGGCAACGGCGGCAGCGGCGATAGTGGGTTCCGGTTGGCAAAGAAGTTTCCGTTTCCCGTTCCCGTTCCGGTTCCGGCACCTGGCCGGAAGTTAGGGTTTGCCGGCGGCGCTCCGGCAGCCGGAGGTGGGCGGTTAACGAGGTTTTGTAACGGCGGCGGACGGATCTTTTGTAACCGGGAGCTTTGGGGTTTTACCGGCGGTATTGGGTTGATGAGTCTTTCGTGTGCCGGTGAGCCGGTGAGTTTTTGTACGACGTCACGGAAGTCGCTTTTGCTGACGTTGTAGACCGGCGGCTGGTGTTGTTGTTGGTTGTGGTGGAGATTGGACGGTTGAGATTCATCGGAGATCAACGGCGGATGATGGATTTGTTGATGGAGGTGATGATGATCGAATTCAAAGGGGGGTTGTTGTTTTCTAATTGGGGGTTTTGAAATCTTGTGAGATAATCTGTGAATTTGCTTCAAGTACTGATCTTTACTGGATTCAAGATTAGGGTTTGTAGCAGAAGATTCTTCCCCAGATGAATGACAGCTTTtatccatctctctctctctctagatatccctccctctctctctatatatgtaTCTATATATGATATATTGATATCTCAGTTCTTAtgatgaataataataatattgggatattattattatttggaGAAGATGAGTAAAACTTTTATGTAATGAAATATATAATCTAATAATATGTGCTCAAAAACAGAGACAGTGAaacaatatatttatatttatataaaaatcagACATCTTTTAAAGTTGTAGATATGTTTCAAAGGGGAGAAGATGGGGGATGGAGGAAGGGACAACACATGGATGATATAGAGCAAGGGACATCACATGGACCATGTAGACTTTTCCGAATGGAACAAATTTGTTTACATGTCACTAGTGAAAAAAGTTATTTTACAAATATGAAAAATGGGTTGTGTTTTACGGTTGTTGGGTTGAGCGTAGTGGGTTACTATATCATCATCGATGTGGCTTCACTTTACTTTGGGGTGCGTTATTATACTGGTGGGGGTAGAGCGATGCGAAGAAGGTTGAGTGTTAGCTTGGTAACGTGTGAaagggttgtgtgtgtgtgtgtgggggggggggggggggggttggccACCATGGGTATGGTAACGATGATGGACGATGTAAACGTGTTTAATATGGAATCATAGTTAGAAAAGGCATGAGGTATACGTATTATGGATTAGTGTTAAAATGGAAGATAGATATGTATTGTATGTTTGTAatctatatattaaaatatatataaacaagtTTGGTTTTGTTGAATGGAAGTTGGAAAAGAATGATTATAAACTATAAAGAAAACTTGACTTTAAGTCAAAACAGACACTATGAAACAAGGATGAGCTCTAAAAATATGGATATTTTGTATTAtataaaacatgtaaaaaaatatatgtttaggTTGAATAATAGAAACAACTTACTAGTTGGGAGTTAAAATTGAAATAAATCGGTCAAAAATAGGAGTTAAAGTGGTATACGAAATTTAGGTTAAATAATAGAAAACAACTTACAAGTTGGGAGTAAAAATTGAAAGAAATCGGTCAAAAAATAGGAGTTAAAGTGTTATATGAAAAGAAGCCAAATGAAGAGTCATGATTTGTTTGCCTTTTACTCCTCGGGAGTATAATATTTTTATTGCTTTTTCTTTTTCATGTCTTTTGTTAATTCCCATAAACATGGTGTATATACATAGACAATGACAAAAGGAAAAGGCTATTTTAGTCATTTACAATTTAATATTTGACAATTCTTCTGTATTGTTAAATCACTAATCGTCTATCATACTTTATATAACAACTAGTTAATGCCACTGCCCGCGTTGCGAGGCGATGACCGAATAAttatcaatcaattaaaaaaacactattatagttttgttagggaaaaaaactaaaacgatgacaagaccgtagttcagagctcagggcaaaactgtagcTTGTAAGGATTAATGAGCGACTTTTAGTAAGCTCCTTGACATGGAAAAAAAATAAATCCAGTCAAGTAAtataaaaaaacacttttataattttgctaaaaaaactaaaacgatagcaatactgtaatttgaactgagggcaaagttgtatttgttgacttgggtaaaatcgtaatttgccaaaagttaAAGTAATGGCAATACTATAAATTTGAACCGAAGACAAAAGCGTAATATAACTTTGCActaaggacaaaatcgtaattttaagctggggacataactatatttttaatttgaactcgggcaaattcaaaattttgaatAGGGGCAAAAGCAtagttttattttgaaccgggcaaaaacataattttaaacttaaGGCGAAATAATAATTTTTGAAAGGGGCGAAAATGCGAAATCGTCATTTTGAGTTTGggcaaaagcaaaaatttattttgaactggggccaaaattgtagttgtaatctggggaaaaaaatcataattgtgaaccgagggcaaaatcgtaattttgagcgagggacaaaaacgtaattttattttgaagtgggggcgaaaacataattttattttaaattaaggacgaaatcgtaattttaaacgaatataaaacaataaaactGGTGGTCCAATAAGGGAGTGCCACACAACTATGTGGCACTATTCCCCTACTTGTTTTTTGTATATGTGGCTCGTCATTTTGAGTTTGggcaaaagcaaaaat belongs to Helianthus annuus cultivar XRQ/B chromosome 5, HanXRQr2.0-SUNRISE, whole genome shotgun sequence and includes:
- the LOC110942372 gene encoding VQ motif-containing protein 9, whose amino-acid sequence is MDKSCHSSGEESSATNPNLESSKDQYLKQIHRLSHKISKPPIRKQQPPFEFDHHHLHQQIHHPPLISDESQPSNLHHNQQQHQPPVYNVSKSDFRDVVQKLTGSPAHERLINPIPPVKPQSSRLQKIRPPPLQNLVNRPPPAAGAPPANPNFRPGAGTGTGTGNGNFFANRNPLSPLPPLPSVHAAAESPISAYMRCFQTNVTGFGHPLPPQGQPSTSLPQPEFPPPSSPLPFGCLPPSLSPRFPFSPTNQFGFQQLTPLSPTPPAPSPRWKSV